The proteins below are encoded in one region of Clostridium pasteurianum DSM 525 = ATCC 6013:
- the nifB gene encoding nitrogenase cofactor biosynthesis protein NifB: MNSRNFVNLNVNPCKMCMPMGGVMAFKGIEGNMVILHGSQGCSTYIRRHMATHYNEPIDIASSSLTENGTVYGGTKNLKLGLKNMIEMYNPKTIGIMTTCLAETIGEDIQRILHEFREEEKGNEVYENIKIMTTSTPGYGGTQAEGYFRALRSIVEQICKKPENDVKLNKINIICANLNPGDVRNIKEILETFGVEYTILPDVSNTLDSSHNDQYTRLPAGGTKIEDIEKMGSALATIEMGMTVPYDYSPGTYLKEEFGVPLYKCNIPMGLRSTDEFMSIISKITGKSMPDKIKLQRGRYLDAMIDSHKYNAEARAVIYGEPELVLAITKTCAENGVLVKLIATGSKNKELKAKLEKELARQVEKPVILDDTDFETIESYAKDFNINVMIGNSDGRRMAGRLGVKIVRIGFPVHDRIGAQRLIFTGYNGSAFFIDSIANTILEDKEDTFRKDSYDRFFIPKKEGEDNMEIANKTNVTIEEPLVEEKVLSKKELNAKKSCTHPCYGDNAHKFARMHIPVAPSCNISCNYCNRKYDCTNESRPGVTSQVLSPEGALAKFKAVKAKFKNLTVLGIAGPGDALANFDVVKKSIELIKKEDPNITFCISTNGLMLPFFANQLIELGVSHVTVTMNSVDKKIGAKIYREVNYIGKKYTGEEAADILMHNQLSGLKYLSSKGVVCKVNIVMIKGVNDTHIPEVVKKAKECGAFMTNIMKLIPVEGTAFENMPETTTKELNDMRKACEIDMKQMYHCKQCRADAIGTLGNDCSADFSDIAPAGDCKSGCSSSIVDAYQDKVEVPEENSTRMSKYRFAIASKSGVDIDQHFGQAKEFQIYAYEGGDIKFLESRDVDQYCTGTDDCGEHENKIMKIVKTIHDCDAVLALRAGIEPVKTLESEGIKLIQMYDSINRGIKRAVEEMAAQGGEEVKDGKITI; the protein is encoded by the coding sequence TTGAATAGTCGAAATTTTGTGAATTTAAATGTTAACCCATGTAAGATGTGTATGCCTATGGGTGGCGTTATGGCATTCAAAGGTATAGAAGGGAATATGGTAATTTTACATGGATCTCAGGGGTGTAGCACATATATTAGAAGACATATGGCAACTCATTATAATGAGCCTATTGATATAGCATCATCTTCACTGACTGAAAATGGTACTGTATATGGTGGAACTAAAAACTTGAAATTAGGTTTAAAGAATATGATTGAAATGTACAATCCTAAAACTATAGGAATAATGACAACTTGTCTTGCTGAAACTATAGGTGAAGATATACAGAGAATTTTACATGAGTTTAGAGAAGAAGAAAAAGGCAACGAAGTTTATGAAAATATAAAAATAATGACCACATCAACTCCTGGATATGGTGGTACTCAGGCAGAAGGATATTTTAGAGCTTTAAGAAGTATTGTAGAACAGATTTGTAAAAAACCAGAAAATGATGTGAAATTAAATAAAATAAATATTATTTGTGCCAATTTAAATCCTGGAGATGTAAGAAATATAAAAGAAATATTAGAAACTTTTGGGGTAGAATATACTATTTTACCGGATGTATCCAATACTTTGGATTCATCTCATAATGATCAATATACAAGACTACCAGCAGGTGGTACTAAAATAGAAGATATTGAAAAGATGGGAAGTGCATTAGCTACTATAGAAATGGGCATGACAGTTCCATATGATTATTCTCCTGGAACATATTTAAAAGAAGAATTTGGAGTGCCGCTTTATAAATGTAATATTCCTATGGGACTTAGAAGCACTGATGAATTTATGTCAATAATTTCGAAAATAACTGGCAAATCTATGCCAGATAAAATTAAGCTACAAAGAGGAAGATATTTGGATGCTATGATAGATAGCCATAAATATAATGCAGAAGCTAGAGCTGTTATTTATGGTGAACCAGAGCTTGTATTAGCTATTACTAAGACTTGTGCAGAAAATGGTGTCCTAGTAAAGCTTATAGCAACTGGGTCAAAAAATAAAGAATTAAAAGCAAAATTAGAAAAAGAACTTGCAAGGCAAGTAGAAAAACCAGTAATTTTAGATGATACTGATTTTGAAACTATAGAGTCCTATGCAAAAGATTTTAATATAAATGTAATGATTGGAAATTCAGATGGAAGAAGAATGGCTGGCAGACTTGGTGTAAAAATAGTTAGAATAGGTTTCCCGGTGCATGATAGAATTGGAGCACAGAGATTGATATTTACAGGATATAATGGATCAGCCTTTTTTATAGATTCTATTGCAAATACTATTCTTGAAGATAAAGAAGATACCTTTAGGAAAGATTCTTATGATAGGTTCTTCATTCCTAAAAAAGAAGGAGAAGATAATATGGAAATAGCAAATAAGACAAATGTAACAATTGAGGAACCCTTAGTAGAAGAAAAAGTTCTTAGTAAAAAAGAATTAAATGCAAAAAAATCTTGTACTCATCCCTGTTATGGTGATAATGCACATAAGTTTGCTAGAATGCACATACCAGTAGCACCAAGTTGTAATATAAGCTGTAACTATTGTAATAGAAAATATGATTGTACTAATGAAAGCAGACCAGGAGTTACAAGTCAAGTTCTTAGTCCGGAGGGGGCTTTAGCAAAATTTAAAGCAGTTAAGGCTAAATTTAAGAATCTAACTGTATTAGGAATAGCAGGACCTGGAGATGCATTAGCTAATTTTGATGTGGTTAAGAAATCTATAGAGCTCATAAAGAAAGAAGATCCTAATATAACTTTTTGTATATCAACTAATGGATTGATGCTTCCATTTTTCGCTAATCAGTTAATAGAGTTAGGAGTATCTCACGTTACGGTAACTATGAATTCTGTAGACAAGAAAATAGGAGCTAAGATATATAGAGAAGTTAATTATATTGGTAAAAAATATACTGGAGAAGAAGCTGCTGACATACTTATGCATAATCAGCTTTCAGGACTTAAATATCTATCTTCAAAGGGAGTTGTCTGTAAGGTAAATATTGTAATGATCAAAGGGGTAAATGATACTCATATTCCTGAAGTAGTTAAAAAGGCTAAAGAATGTGGAGCATTTATGACTAATATAATGAAATTAATACCAGTGGAAGGAACTGCTTTTGAAAATATGCCGGAAACTACTACTAAAGAGCTGAACGATATGAGAAAAGCTTGTGAAATAGATATGAAGCAGATGTATCATTGTAAACAGTGCAGAGCTGATGCTATAGGTACTCTTGGAAATGATTGCTCAGCAGATTTTTCAGATATAGCTCCAGCAGGAGATTGTAAATCAGGATGCAGCAGTTCAATAGTTGATGCATATCAAGATAAAGTTGAAGTTCCAGAGGAAAATTCAACTAGAATGTCAAAATATAGATTTGCTATAGCTTCTAAATCAGGTGTAGATATAGATCAGCATTTTGGTCAAGCTAAAGAATTTCAAATTTATGCTTATGAAGGTGGAGATATTAAATTTTTAGAGAGCAGAGATGTGGATCAGTATTGTACTGGAACTGATGATTGCGGAGAACATGAGAATAAGATTATGAAAATAGTAAAAACTATTCATGACTGTGATGCAGTGCTTGCCTTAAGAGCAGGAATAGAACCCGTTAAGACTTTAGAATCAGAAGGAATAAAACTTATCCAAATGTATGATTCTATTAATAGAGGAATAAAGCGTGCTGTAGAAGAAATGGCAGCTCAAGGAGGAGAAGAAGTTAAGGATGGAAAAATCACTATTTAA
- the nifE gene encoding nitrogenase iron-molybdenum cofactor biosynthesis protein NifE encodes MENRKKEFCYDDSIIDECLELVDKKEEKENIDYKPVVQKKNLKVIEQREESIYYNKKSEDGGCGGDFKCDTASVSGSVSQRACVYCGARVVLNPITDAYHLVHGPIGCASYTWDIRGSLSSGEEIYRNSFSTDLREKDVIFGGEKKLSAAIDEIVAEKHPKVIFVYSTCIVGVIGDDTDAVCKAAEEKYGIRVIPVKSPGFAGSKSTGYKAACDALMKLMGDKTTDEKIDGINFLGDFNLAGEIWIVTNYLKKFGIDVVAKLTGDSSYDEIMNAPKAKLNIVQCAGSMMYLAKMMEKKFGIPYIKVSFYGVEDTKNSLLKIADILGNEEKVKKAKQFVLEEESKIENELDYYRDRLKGKKAAIFVGGAFKAISLIKQFRNLGMETVMVGTQTGKKDDYEIIESITTEGTVILDDANPYELEKFILEQGADILVGGVKERPLAYKLGIAFCDHNHERKHALSGYVGSLNFAKEIDLTINSPVWDYV; translated from the coding sequence ATGGAGAATAGGAAAAAAGAATTTTGTTATGATGATTCTATTATTGATGAGTGTTTAGAGTTAGTAGATAAAAAAGAGGAAAAAGAAAATATTGATTATAAACCTGTAGTCCAAAAGAAAAATTTAAAGGTAATAGAACAAAGAGAAGAATCCATTTATTATAACAAAAAAAGTGAAGACGGTGGATGTGGTGGGGATTTCAAGTGTGATACAGCCAGTGTATCTGGATCCGTAAGCCAAAGAGCCTGTGTTTATTGTGGAGCTAGAGTTGTTCTTAATCCAATAACAGATGCCTATCATTTAGTTCATGGACCTATTGGATGTGCTAGTTATACTTGGGACATAAGAGGAAGTCTCAGCAGTGGTGAAGAGATATATAGAAATAGTTTTTCTACAGATTTAAGAGAAAAAGATGTTATATTTGGTGGAGAAAAGAAGTTATCAGCAGCTATTGATGAAATAGTAGCAGAGAAACACCCTAAAGTAATTTTTGTTTACTCAACTTGTATAGTAGGAGTTATAGGTGATGATACTGATGCTGTATGTAAAGCGGCAGAAGAGAAATATGGTATAAGAGTTATACCGGTTAAATCTCCTGGATTTGCAGGAAGCAAGTCTACTGGATATAAAGCAGCTTGTGATGCATTAATGAAGCTTATGGGAGATAAGACTACTGATGAAAAAATTGATGGAATAAATTTCTTAGGCGATTTTAATTTAGCAGGAGAAATATGGATTGTAACTAATTATTTGAAAAAGTTTGGTATAGATGTGGTAGCTAAATTAACTGGAGATAGCAGTTATGATGAAATAATGAATGCGCCAAAAGCTAAGCTTAATATAGTTCAATGTGCTGGATCTATGATGTATCTGGCAAAGATGATGGAAAAGAAATTTGGAATACCTTATATCAAGGTAAGTTTTTATGGAGTTGAAGATACAAAGAATTCATTACTTAAAATTGCAGATATTTTAGGAAATGAAGAGAAAGTTAAGAAAGCAAAACAGTTCGTTTTAGAGGAAGAAAGTAAAATAGAAAATGAACTGGATTATTATAGAGATAGATTAAAAGGCAAAAAAGCTGCTATATTTGTTGGTGGTGCCTTTAAGGCAATATCACTTATAAAGCAATTTAGAAATTTAGGAATGGAAACAGTAATGGTAGGAACTCAAACTGGTAAAAAAGATGATTATGAAATTATAGAGAGTATTACTACTGAAGGAACAGTAATATTAGATGATGCAAATCCTTATGAACTAGAAAAGTTTATTTTGGAACAGGGAGCAGATATACTGGTAGGTGGTGTAAAGGAAAGACCCTTAGCTTATAAATTGGGTATAGCTTTCTGTGACCATAACCATGAGAGAAAACATGCATTAAGTGGTTATGTAGGTTCTTTGAATTTTGCTAAAGAAATTGACTTGACAATAAACAGTCCAGTATGGGATTATGTTTAG
- the modA gene encoding molybdate ABC transporter substrate-binding protein — translation MEKSLFKKFKVIVLVVSILMISVFSAACGSNASKNDTNNNTATKQEPAKKLTVFAAASLKESYTEIGKQIKNDKNIDVEFNFAGSQQLVASINQGVSADVFASADTKNMKTLSDAKKVDKDVIFAQNQIVIVKNKDSKATINSLKDLGQDGLKLVVGDKSLPAGNYFYKALDAAKADNTIDQATYDKIIKNIKSQELNVKDVVSKVNLGDADAGVVYKTDANNQEKLQVITDEEFSKLQVDYPIAVVSDSKNKDTAQQFVDYVTTGKGKDILKQYGFSVK, via the coding sequence ATGGAAAAATCACTATTTAAAAAATTCAAGGTCATAGTATTAGTTGTTAGTATTTTGATGATTTCAGTATTTAGTGCAGCTTGTGGCAGTAATGCTAGTAAGAATGACACAAATAATAATACTGCAACCAAACAGGAACCAGCTAAAAAGCTTACAGTATTTGCAGCAGCCAGCTTAAAAGAAAGCTATACTGAAATAGGTAAGCAGATCAAGAATGACAAAAATATCGATGTAGAATTTAATTTTGCAGGCAGTCAGCAGCTAGTGGCTTCTATCAATCAAGGGGTTTCTGCAGATGTATTTGCATCAGCTGATACAAAAAATATGAAAACTCTATCAGATGCTAAAAAGGTTGATAAAGATGTTATTTTTGCGCAGAATCAGATAGTTATAGTAAAAAATAAAGATAGTAAAGCAACTATAAATTCTTTAAAAGATCTTGGTCAAGATGGTCTAAAACTTGTGGTTGGAGATAAATCTCTTCCAGCAGGAAACTACTTTTACAAGGCTTTAGATGCTGCTAAAGCTGATAACACAATAGATCAGGCTACTTATGATAAAATAATAAAAAACATTAAGAGTCAGGAATTGAATGTAAAAGATGTCGTAAGTAAAGTAAATCTTGGAGATGCAGATGCAGGTGTTGTTTACAAGACAGATGCAAATAATCAGGAAAAATTACAAGTTATAACTGACGAAGAGTTTTCAAAATTACAAGTGGATTATCCTATAGCTGTAGTAAGTGACTCAAAAAATAAGGATACAGCTCAGCAGTTTGTTGATTATGTTACTACTGGTAAAGGAAAAGATATCTTAAAGCAATATGGCTTTTCAGTAAAATAG